A window of Metabacillus sp. B2-18 contains these coding sequences:
- a CDS encoding ABC transporter permease, with translation MDKYIEMIRIRFLMMLAYRTNYYSGILIYSINIGAYYFLWTAIYGGKESIEGLSAVQMTTYVAVSWMARAFYFNNIDREIALEIKEGKVAVELIRPYNYLGMKTMQAFGEGVFRLFFFSVPGMVIVALVFPLELSSNGTTWLLFASSLIFSFIVNTQISLITGMLTFFLFNNDGLMRAKRVIIDLFSGLLLPISFYPMWAQDIMVYFPFQAISYIPSMIFTEGITGNEVWQSILLQGFWALVLLLPIQILWILAKKRMIIQGG, from the coding sequence ATGGATAAATATATTGAAATGATAAGAATTCGGTTTTTAATGATGCTTGCTTATCGCACAAATTATTACAGTGGGATTTTAATTTATAGTATTAATATAGGTGCTTATTATTTTTTATGGACTGCGATTTACGGTGGTAAAGAGTCAATTGAGGGATTATCTGCGGTTCAAATGACTACTTATGTTGCAGTTTCTTGGATGGCAAGAGCTTTTTATTTTAATAATATTGATCGTGAGATTGCGCTTGAAATAAAGGAAGGTAAGGTGGCTGTGGAGCTTATCAGGCCGTATAATTATCTTGGCATGAAAACAATGCAGGCATTTGGTGAGGGTGTCTTTCGGTTATTTTTCTTTTCTGTACCAGGAATGGTCATTGTTGCACTTGTTTTCCCATTGGAGCTTTCATCAAATGGAACAACATGGCTTTTATTTGCGAGCTCACTAATCTTTAGTTTTATTGTGAATACCCAAATTAGCTTAATAACAGGTATGCTAACCTTTTTCCTTTTTAATAATGATGGATTAATGAGAGCGAAGCGGGTTATTATTGATCTGTTTTCGGGACTTTTACTACCTATAAGCTTTTATCCGATGTGGGCTCAAGACATTATGGTGTATTTTCCGTTTCAAGCAATAAGTTATATTCCGAGTATGATCTTTACGGAAGGTATTACAGGAAATGAAGTATGGCAGTCAATATTGTTACAAGGGTTTTGGGCACTTGTGTTACTTCTTCCAATTCAAATTCTCTGGATATTAGCAAAAAAACGAATGATCATACAGGGAGGTTGA
- a CDS encoding glutamate-1-semialdehyde 2,1-aminomutase, which yields MEFTKSHKLHEEALKHIVGGVNSPSRSYKAVGGGSPVVMEKANGAYFWDVDGNKYIDYLAAYGPIITGHAHPHITKAIQKAAENGVLYGTPTPHEITFAKMLKEAMPAMDKVRFVNSGTEAVMTTIRVARAYTGRDKIIKFAGCYHGHSDLVLVAAGSGPSTLGTPDSAGVPKSIASEVITVPFNEIEPLKEALNKWGDQVAAILVEPIVGNFGIVEPKPGFLKEVNELVHNAGALVIYDEVITAFRFMYGGAQDFLGVYPDLTALGKIIGGGLPIGAYGGKKEIMEQVAPLGPAYQAGTMAGNPASILSGIACLEVLKQQNVYENLDELGAILEKGILAHARTYNIPITINRLKGALTIYFTEEKVTNYEQAENTDGEMFAKFFKLMLQQGINLAPSKYEAWFLTTAHTKEDIEETLKAVEVAFSKLS from the coding sequence ATGGAATTTACTAAGTCACATAAATTACATGAAGAAGCACTAAAACATATTGTTGGAGGAGTTAACTCTCCTTCACGTTCTTATAAAGCAGTTGGTGGCGGCTCTCCAGTTGTCATGGAAAAAGCAAACGGAGCCTACTTTTGGGATGTTGACGGCAACAAGTATATTGATTATTTAGCTGCATACGGGCCAATTATTACAGGACACGCTCATCCACATATTACAAAAGCCATTCAAAAAGCGGCAGAAAATGGGGTTTTATACGGAACACCAACTCCTCATGAGATTACATTTGCCAAAATGCTTAAGGAAGCTATGCCTGCTATGGATAAAGTGCGGTTTGTAAACTCAGGTACTGAGGCTGTTATGACGACAATTCGAGTTGCACGTGCTTATACTGGTCGAGATAAAATTATCAAATTCGCAGGCTGTTACCACGGACATTCTGATCTTGTACTTGTTGCCGCTGGCTCAGGTCCTTCGACATTAGGAACTCCCGACTCTGCTGGTGTACCAAAAAGTATCGCTTCAGAGGTTATTACGGTTCCATTTAATGAAATCGAACCTTTAAAAGAAGCATTGAACAAATGGGGAGATCAAGTTGCTGCAATTTTAGTTGAGCCAATTGTAGGTAACTTCGGAATTGTTGAGCCTAAACCTGGGTTCTTAAAAGAAGTGAATGAGCTAGTTCACAACGCAGGTGCGCTTGTTATATATGATGAAGTGATCACCGCTTTTCGTTTTATGTATGGTGGAGCACAAGACTTTTTAGGTGTATATCCTGACTTAACCGCTCTAGGTAAAATCATCGGTGGTGGGCTTCCAATCGGAGCTTATGGTGGGAAGAAAGAAATTATGGAACAAGTCGCTCCGTTAGGGCCAGCCTATCAAGCCGGCACAATGGCTGGTAACCCAGCATCAATTCTATCTGGTATTGCTTGTTTAGAAGTACTTAAGCAACAAAATGTTTATGAAAACCTTGATGAATTAGGTGCCATTCTTGAAAAAGGTATATTAGCTCATGCTCGTACATATAATATCCCGATAACAATAAATCGTTTAAAGGGTGCATTAACGATTTATTTCACAGAGGAAAAGGTAACGAATTATGAGCAGGCAGAAAACACAGATGGTGAAATGTTTGCCAAGTTCTTCAAACTTATGCTTCAGCAGGGAATTAACCTTGCACCTTCTAAATATGAAGCATGGTTCTTAACAACTGCACATACAAAAGAAGATATAGAAGAAACTTTAAAAGCGGTAGAGGTTGCGTTCAGCAAGCTATCATAA
- a CDS encoding YgaB family protein, which yields MNFDQLVGEQLKTMDKLLYLQSEIERCQDIKTQLAALQDEAKLQSIHDEIAQMKEELNKIQQVFERQTEEVIQSYEDQKFETVS from the coding sequence ATGAATTTTGATCAACTAGTAGGTGAGCAATTAAAAACCATGGATAAATTATTATACCTACAGTCAGAAATTGAAAGATGTCAGGATATAAAAACTCAACTGGCTGCCCTACAAGACGAAGCTAAACTCCAATCCATTCATGATGAAATCGCACAAATGAAAGAAGAATTAAATAAAATTCAACAAGTCTTTGAAAGACAAACAGAAGAGGTTATTCAGTCTTACGAAGATCAGAAGTTTGAGACTGTTTCATGA
- a CDS encoding ABC transporter ATP-binding protein: protein MTNIIEVNQLRKEFKSYSSRQGLKGAFRDLLNRQYKTIPAVNDVTFTVGQGEMVGYIGENGAGKSTSIKMLTGILTPTSGQVLVNGMNPHKEREQFVQSIGVVFGQRSQLWWDIAVQESFRLLKKVYKVSDKDYNEHMEHVIETLDIGPLLDKPVRKLSLGQRMRCELAAALIHNPPLLFLDEPTIGLDVLVKLKIRQFLKEMNEKYKTTILLTTHDLSDIEALCERVIMLDEGSVIYDGALAKLRSHWGEGKQIEFQFAEEIVQEQLTFITQDLDVQWQKGDKLNVWTAFVSDKEAQMSELIGRVVGTHQIKDLSVKEISTEEVIRNIYEKGEALSS, encoded by the coding sequence ATGACAAATATTATTGAGGTAAACCAATTACGTAAAGAATTTAAATCGTACTCTAGCCGTCAAGGTTTAAAGGGTGCGTTTCGTGATTTATTAAATAGACAATATAAAACAATTCCAGCTGTTAATGATGTTACGTTTACTGTTGGTCAGGGTGAGATGGTTGGTTATATCGGTGAAAACGGTGCAGGTAAATCAACATCTATTAAAATGTTAACGGGCATTTTAACACCAACTTCTGGTCAGGTTCTTGTGAATGGGATGAATCCGCATAAAGAACGCGAACAGTTTGTACAGTCAATTGGGGTTGTTTTTGGGCAACGATCACAGCTTTGGTGGGATATTGCGGTTCAAGAATCGTTTCGCCTGCTAAAGAAAGTGTACAAGGTATCAGATAAAGATTATAACGAGCATATGGAGCATGTTATTGAAACATTAGATATAGGGCCATTACTAGATAAACCTGTACGTAAGCTATCGCTAGGGCAGAGAATGCGATGTGAATTAGCAGCTGCACTTATCCATAATCCACCACTTTTGTTTTTAGATGAACCAACAATCGGTCTTGATGTTCTTGTTAAATTGAAAATCCGTCAGTTTTTAAAAGAAATGAATGAAAAATATAAAACAACAATTCTTCTTACTACACATGATTTATCCGATATTGAAGCGTTATGTGAACGAGTCATTATGCTTGATGAAGGTAGTGTTATTTATGACGGAGCTTTAGCTAAGTTAAGGTCTCACTGGGGAGAAGGAAAACAAATAGAATTTCAGTTTGCGGAAGAAATTGTACAGGAACAATTAACTTTTATCACTCAGGACCTTGATGTTCAATGGCAAAAAGGAGATAAACTAAATGTTTGGACTGCGTTTGTAAGCGATAAGGAAGCACAAATGTCAGAACTTATCGGTCGGGTTGTTGGTACACATCAGATTAAAGATCTAAGTGTAAAAGAAATCTCAACAGAAGAAGTCATTCGAAACATTTATGAAAAGGGAGAGGCTCTTTCAAGCTGA
- a CDS encoding aminopeptidase translates to MRDERITNLASVLLNHSVKVKKGEKVLIRGHLNTKPLITELIDQAYSLGAYPYVDLFDDEISLHLAKNYQREQLVTQASWQMQVYKDVDAVIIIIGEENDAEMADIPMEKHRLRGEIMKPVSEFYVNNRKWVLLNYPTKGLAQKAGMSTRAFEDYLFEVCTVDYEKMASAVAPLKKLMENTDRVRLTGPGTDLSFSIKGIPVVPCTGEANVPDGEIFTAPIRDSVNGTISFNTPCPYHGTTFRDVKLTFENGKIIEAVADQTKKLNEILDTDEGSRYIGEFAIGFHPIIEEPMGDILFDEKICGSLHFTPGEAYEEADNGNKSAIHWDMVLIQRPEYGGGEIYFDDVLIRKDGQFVLPELEGLNQENLK, encoded by the coding sequence ATGAGAGACGAAAGAATAACAAACTTAGCATCTGTGCTTCTGAATCACTCGGTAAAAGTGAAAAAAGGTGAAAAGGTATTAATACGTGGTCATCTAAACACAAAGCCTTTAATAACAGAGTTGATTGATCAAGCGTATTCATTAGGAGCATATCCTTATGTTGATCTTTTTGATGATGAAATTTCATTACATTTAGCTAAAAATTATCAAAGAGAGCAATTAGTAACACAAGCTAGCTGGCAAATGCAAGTTTACAAAGATGTTGATGCAGTCATTATTATTATTGGCGAGGAAAATGATGCTGAAATGGCAGATATTCCAATGGAAAAGCATAGGTTACGCGGTGAAATCATGAAGCCGGTATCAGAATTCTATGTGAACAATCGTAAATGGGTTCTATTAAACTATCCTACTAAAGGGTTGGCGCAAAAAGCGGGAATGAGTACAAGAGCATTTGAGGACTACTTATTTGAGGTTTGTACAGTAGACTATGAGAAAATGGCAAGTGCCGTTGCACCATTAAAGAAGTTAATGGAAAATACTGACCGTGTACGTCTAACAGGTCCAGGAACTGATTTAAGCTTCTCTATTAAAGGAATTCCAGTTGTACCTTGTACAGGTGAAGCGAATGTTCCAGATGGAGAGATCTTTACAGCTCCAATTAGGGACTCAGTAAATGGAACAATCTCCTTTAACACACCGTGTCCATATCATGGCACAACGTTCCGAGATGTGAAGCTGACCTTTGAAAATGGAAAAATCATTGAAGCTGTTGCAGATCAAACAAAAAAGCTTAATGAAATATTAGATACAGACGAAGGGTCAAGATATATAGGAGAATTTGCAATTGGGTTTCATCCTATTATTGAGGAGCCGATGGGAGATATTTTATTTGATGAAAAGATATGTGGAAGCCTGCATTTTACTCCGGGGGAAGCATATGAAGAAGCGGATAATGGAAATAAATCTGCCATTCATTGGGATATGGTGTTAATACAAAGACCTGAATACGGTGGAGGAGAGATTTATTTTGACGATGTGTTAATCCGAAAAGATGGTCAATTTGTGTTACCTGAACTCGAGGGATTAAACCAGGAGAATCTTAAGTAA
- a CDS encoding ABC transporter permease, whose protein sequence is MFYFSMFTQYIGQYMKTRLQYRADMVVELLSDMLFQVTNLVFILVVFGHTQFLSGWTRDEIIFIYGFFLVPFAVFGAFFNIWDFNERYIVKGEMDRILTRPIHSLFQVILERMELESLFGAITGIIIMGYASVQLGLSFEWYDFILFIIFVISGALVYAGIFVSLASIGFWSDARTSLMPMMYNIGNYGRYPVDIYNAVIRFVLTWILPFAFVGVYPAAFFLGKDEWYVYSFLTPVMGIVFFCLSVFLWNAGVKRYRGAGN, encoded by the coding sequence ATGTTTTACTTTTCAATGTTCACACAATACATTGGACAATATATGAAAACAAGGCTGCAATACCGAGCTGACATGGTTGTTGAGCTATTATCTGATATGCTTTTTCAAGTAACAAACTTGGTCTTTATCCTTGTAGTATTTGGTCATACTCAATTTTTAAGTGGGTGGACCAGGGATGAAATTATCTTTATATATGGGTTTTTCCTAGTTCCTTTTGCAGTGTTTGGTGCATTTTTTAATATTTGGGACTTTAATGAAAGATATATTGTAAAAGGTGAGATGGACAGGATATTAACTAGACCAATTCATAGTCTTTTTCAGGTTATTCTTGAGAGAATGGAGCTTGAGTCACTGTTTGGAGCAATCACAGGAATTATTATTATGGGATATGCGTCTGTACAGCTTGGATTAAGCTTTGAGTGGTACGATTTTATCTTGTTTATTATATTTGTGATTAGTGGTGCACTCGTTTATGCAGGTATTTTTGTTTCATTAGCGAGTATTGGATTTTGGTCAGATGCACGAACATCTCTTATGCCGATGATGTACAATATCGGGAACTATGGTCGTTACCCTGTTGATATTTATAATGCCGTTATTCGGTTTGTGTTAACGTGGATTTTACCTTTTGCTTTTGTAGGGGTTTATCCTGCAGCTTTTTTCCTAGGAAAAGATGAGTGGTATGTGTACTCTTTTCTTACTCCTGTCATGGGGATTGTCTTTTTTTGTCTTTCTGTTTTTCTTTGGAACGCAGGAGTTAAAAGATATAGAGGTGCTGGAAACTAA
- the bcp gene encoding thioredoxin-dependent thiol peroxidase gives MTIEVGNTAPNIELVADNGEKVKLSDYQGKYVVLYFYPKDMTPGCTTEACDFRDQHQSFSDLNAVILGVSPDPQERHLKFKEKHDLPFQLLVDDENKLAEAFGVWKLKKNFGKEYMGIERSTFIIDPEGKIIKEWRKVKVKDHVEEALNYIKEVKA, from the coding sequence ATGACAATAGAGGTTGGAAACACTGCACCGAATATTGAGTTAGTAGCTGATAACGGAGAAAAGGTTAAGTTATCTGATTATCAAGGAAAGTACGTTGTATTATATTTTTATCCAAAGGACATGACACCAGGATGTACAACAGAGGCTTGTGATTTTAGAGATCAACATCAAAGCTTTTCAGATTTGAATGCTGTCATCTTGGGAGTAAGTCCAGATCCACAGGAAAGACATCTAAAGTTTAAAGAAAAACATGATCTTCCTTTTCAACTATTAGTTGACGATGAAAACAAACTAGCTGAAGCTTTTGGAGTTTGGAAGTTAAAGAAGAACTTTGGTAAAGAATATATGGGAATTGAGCGCTCCACTTTTATTATAGATCCTGAAGGGAAAATCATTAAAGAATGGAGAAAAGTCAAGGTAAAGGATCATGTTGAAGAAGCCTTGAATTACATAAAGGAAGTTAAAGCTTAA
- a CDS encoding gamma-type small acid-soluble spore protein: MAQNNFQTGKTASGTNIQHVKQQNAQSAQGSQAGAGQFGTEFASETNVQQVKQQNQQAEANKNQNS, encoded by the coding sequence ATGGCACAGAACAATTTCCAAACTGGTAAAACAGCATCAGGGACTAACATCCAACATGTAAAACAACAAAACGCTCAAAGTGCTCAAGGTAGCCAAGCTGGTGCAGGTCAATTTGGTACTGAATTTGCGAGCGAAACTAACGTACAACAAGTTAAACAACAAAACCAACAAGCTGAAGCTAACAAAAACCAAAATTCTTAA
- a CDS encoding ABC transporter ATP-binding protein, with amino-acid sequence MGVVKRYLAFVKPYRLQIIGTIIIGVIKFSIPLLLPLLIRHVVDNIIGGNGTEAEKTKELLTIMGFMFVLFVVIRPPVEYYRQYFAQWTASKILYDIRDQLFTHLQKLSLRYYANTRAGEIISRVINDVEQTKNFVITGLMNVWLDVVTIIIAVGIMFSMNVKLTLVSIVLFPLYGLSVKYFYGRLRHLTRVRSQALAEVQGMPVIRSFATEEFEQKQFAKENANFLEKALTHTSWNAKTFSVVNTLTDIAPLIVITFAGYQVIQGQLTIGTMVAFIAYIEQLYNPLRRLINSSTTLTQAFASMDRVFEFIDVPYEVVDKPDAKKADGVKGEIEFQDISFRYQEDEALIIEGLSLKVKKGETLALVGMSGGGKSTLVSLLPRFYDVTGGRILLDGIDIRDYEAQSLREQIGMVLQDTFLFSNTVRENILIGKPGASEEEIVAAAKAANAHDFITKLPKGYDTKVGERGVKLSGGQKQRVSIARVFLKNPPILILDEATSALDLESEHLIQEALENLAKERTTFIVAHRLSTITHSDKIVVIEDGNVLEEGTHQELMDKQSHYYKLFQIQQLD; translated from the coding sequence TTGGGGGTAGTTAAACGATACTTGGCTTTTGTAAAGCCTTATCGTCTACAAATTATAGGGACGATTATTATTGGAGTTATTAAGTTTTCTATTCCGTTATTATTGCCGCTGTTAATTAGGCATGTTGTGGATAATATCATTGGCGGAAACGGCACAGAAGCAGAAAAAACAAAAGAATTATTAACCATTATGGGCTTTATGTTTGTTTTATTTGTTGTCATTCGTCCACCTGTCGAGTACTATCGGCAATACTTTGCACAATGGACAGCAAGTAAAATTTTGTATGATATAAGAGATCAACTTTTCACTCATCTACAAAAATTAAGCTTGCGATATTATGCCAATACAAGAGCTGGAGAAATTATCTCACGTGTTATAAATGATGTAGAACAAACAAAGAATTTCGTCATAACAGGTCTGATGAATGTTTGGCTTGATGTTGTGACGATCATTATTGCCGTTGGGATTATGTTTTCAATGAATGTAAAACTTACATTAGTTTCAATTGTTCTTTTTCCACTTTATGGTTTGTCTGTTAAATACTTTTACGGAAGATTACGACACTTAACAAGAGTTCGCTCACAGGCTCTTGCAGAAGTTCAGGGTATGCCTGTTATTCGCAGCTTTGCTACGGAGGAATTTGAGCAGAAGCAGTTCGCGAAGGAAAATGCAAATTTTCTAGAAAAAGCTCTTACCCATACTAGCTGGAATGCCAAAACCTTTTCCGTAGTTAACACGTTAACTGATATTGCACCGTTAATTGTTATCACTTTTGCCGGGTATCAAGTTATTCAAGGGCAATTAACAATAGGTACAATGGTTGCGTTTATCGCTTATATTGAACAACTATATAATCCGTTGCGTAGACTAATTAATTCTTCAACCACTTTAACACAGGCCTTTGCCTCTATGGATCGCGTGTTTGAATTTATTGATGTTCCATATGAAGTGGTAGATAAACCAGATGCTAAAAAGGCTGATGGAGTTAAAGGAGAAATTGAGTTTCAGGACATATCCTTCCGCTATCAGGAGGATGAAGCGCTTATTATCGAAGGGTTATCTTTGAAGGTGAAAAAAGGTGAAACTCTTGCACTAGTTGGGATGAGTGGAGGAGGTAAATCAACTCTTGTTAGCTTACTTCCACGTTTTTATGATGTTACAGGTGGAAGAATTTTACTTGATGGAATTGATATTAGAGATTATGAAGCGCAAAGTCTCAGAGAACAAATTGGGATGGTGCTTCAAGATACATTCTTGTTTAGTAATACTGTGAGAGAGAATATTCTTATCGGTAAGCCTGGGGCATCTGAAGAGGAGATCGTTGCAGCAGCGAAAGCAGCCAATGCACATGACTTTATTACAAAGTTACCAAAAGGATATGATACTAAAGTTGGTGAAAGAGGAGTTAAATTATCAGGTGGACAAAAACAGAGGGTATCCATTGCGAGGGTGTTTTTGAAAAATCCACCAATACTTATTTTAGATGAAGCTACCTCAGCGCTTGATTTAGAAAGTGAGCATCTTATTCAAGAAGCACTTGAGAACCTTGCAAAAGAACGCACAACCTTTATTGTCGCTCATCGCCTGTCAACAATCACTCATTCTGACAAAATTGTCGTGATTGAGGATGGTAACGTGTTAGAAGAAGGAACACATCAAGAGTTGATGGATAAGCAAAGTCATTACTATAAATTATTTCAAATACAGCAATTAGATTAG
- a CDS encoding aromatic acid exporter family protein produces the protein MKLGARILKTGIAITLALFLATVLQLPSPAFAGISAIFAIQPTIYRSYLSIIEQVQANVIGAALAIGFGLIFGSHPFVIGLTAIIVIAINLKLKIESTIPVSLVTVIAILESPGEDFIEIASIRFFTVMLGVLAAFIVNLVFIPPKYETKLYNLVTSNTEDIIKWIRVNLRHASEHNVLKDDIEKFKEQMIKLDQLYLNYKEERNYFKRETYSKSRKLVLFRQMIVTTNRALDTLKKLHRFENDLHHMPEHFQKVLVKELDHLLYVHEEALLRFIGKTKTIQSTELLEEDKFNKQHLMDAYMELQQDQNSTYFFHLLPLVSTIIDYSEQLEHLDTLIYSFHSYHKQDNEIKLSEE, from the coding sequence ATGAAACTAGGTGCCCGTATCCTAAAAACAGGGATCGCTATTACACTTGCATTATTTTTAGCAACTGTCCTACAGTTGCCATCTCCGGCCTTTGCCGGTATTTCCGCTATATTCGCGATACAGCCGACAATTTATCGTTCTTATTTATCTATTATTGAGCAAGTTCAAGCAAATGTTATCGGCGCAGCGTTAGCAATTGGATTCGGTTTAATTTTTGGTTCCCATCCATTTGTTATCGGACTAACAGCAATCATTGTTATCGCAATAAATTTAAAACTAAAGATTGAAAGCACAATACCTGTTTCTCTTGTTACTGTTATCGCGATTTTAGAAAGCCCTGGTGAAGATTTCATTGAAATAGCATCCATTCGCTTTTTTACTGTAATGCTCGGAGTATTGGCTGCTTTTATTGTGAATCTAGTATTTATTCCGCCTAAATATGAAACAAAGCTTTACAACCTTGTCACATCTAATACAGAGGACATCATTAAATGGATTAGAGTGAATTTACGTCATGCTTCAGAACATAATGTACTAAAAGACGATATCGAAAAATTTAAAGAGCAAATGATAAAGCTTGATCAGCTTTATTTAAATTATAAAGAAGAGCGAAACTATTTTAAAAGAGAAACCTACTCTAAATCAAGAAAGCTTGTGCTATTCCGCCAGATGATTGTCACAACAAATAGAGCTTTAGATACCTTGAAGAAACTACACCGTTTTGAAAATGATCTCCATCATATGCCCGAGCACTTTCAAAAGGTCCTTGTTAAAGAATTGGATCATTTGTTGTATGTTCACGAAGAAGCATTACTTCGTTTTATCGGAAAAACAAAAACAATTCAATCAACTGAGTTGTTAGAAGAAGATAAATTTAATAAACAACATTTAATGGATGCTTATATGGAACTTCAACAAGATCAAAATTCTACTTACTTTTTTCATCTATTACCACTCGTTTCGACGATCATTGATTATAGCGAACAGCTTGAACACTTAGATACGCTCATCTACAGCTTCCACAGCTATCATAAGCAAGACAATGAAATTAAATTATCAGAAGAGTAG
- a CDS encoding potassium channel family protein, which produces MGLIFCICIAVCIFMSFKSVVIICFQRNFLSFETIIMITYLYLSLLIGFGMIYLICIQSNIPVLHEAGIPISDGYFDNLLTSLYFSAVTLFSVGYGDVVPVGVGRFLAVLEALIGYILPAVFLARTVIGNEK; this is translated from the coding sequence GTGGGACTTATATTTTGTATATGTATTGCTGTTTGTATATTCATGAGCTTTAAAAGTGTTGTTATCATTTGCTTTCAAAGAAATTTTCTCTCTTTTGAGACAATCATTATGATTACATATCTTTATCTTTCTTTACTAATTGGATTTGGAATGATTTATTTGATTTGTATTCAAAGCAATATTCCGGTTCTTCATGAAGCTGGAATACCAATTTCTGATGGTTACTTTGATAATCTTTTAACCTCTTTGTACTTTAGTGCGGTTACGTTATTTTCCGTTGGTTATGGTGATGTTGTTCCTGTAGGAGTGGGACGTTTTCTAGCTGTCCTTGAGGCATTAATAGGCTATATCCTGCCAGCTGTTTTTTTAGCTCGTACAGTTATAGGGAACGAAAAATAG
- the ntdP gene encoding nucleoside tri-diphosphate phosphatase, translating into MGFPREGDKIQIHSYKHNGYIHRVWEESTVLKGSQHCIIGGNDRTIVTESDGRTWVTREPAICYFHARHWFNIIGMLREDGVYYYCNISSPFVWDDEALKYIDYDLDVKVYPDMTYTILDEDEYELHSKLMNYPEVIDLILRKNLETLLRWIRQKKGPFAPEFIDEWYERYLTYVK; encoded by the coding sequence GTGGGCTTTCCCAGGGAAGGAGACAAAATTCAAATTCATAGTTATAAACATAATGGCTACATTCATAGAGTCTGGGAAGAATCAACTGTATTGAAGGGTTCTCAGCACTGTATTATTGGTGGGAACGACAGAACTATTGTTACGGAATCAGACGGTAGAACATGGGTGACAAGAGAGCCGGCGATCTGCTATTTTCATGCCAGACATTGGTTTAATATTATAGGTATGCTTAGAGAAGATGGAGTATATTATTACTGTAATATTAGTTCGCCTTTTGTATGGGATGATGAAGCATTAAAGTATATTGACTATGATCTTGATGTGAAGGTTTATCCAGATATGACATATACAATTTTGGATGAAGATGAATATGAGCTGCATAGTAAGCTAATGAATTATCCAGAAGTTATTGATCTCATCTTAAGAAAAAACCTCGAAACATTACTTCGTTGGATTCGACAGAAAAAAGGTCCATTTGCACCTGAATTTATTGACGAGTGGTATGAACGATATTTAACATACGTAAAATAG